One region of Etheostoma cragini isolate CJK2018 chromosome 16, CSU_Ecrag_1.0, whole genome shotgun sequence genomic DNA includes:
- the sgsm1b gene encoding small G protein signaling modulator 1 isoform X2, with the protein MGEAETRQKLLRNVKKEVKQIMEEAVTRKFVHADSSHIISFCAVVEACMLHGLKRRIAGLLCSNKVAALFMKAAKTFTPADELCHKVQELEQLIEISKQNNSSVSNDRSRQSKLAYLPPQALKHLWIRTALMEKLLDKIILYLVENSSAFYEKEAMLMDPVDGPILASLLVGPCALEYTKVKTADHFWTDPSADELVQRHRIHSGHCRQDSPSRRPALIQKRQSSGSMEDRPLMWVRDYVESLHQNSRATLLFGKNNVLVQPRDDMEAIPGYLSLHQTADLMTLKWTPNQLMNGNVGELDSEKSVYWDYAMTIRLEEIVYLHCHQQVNSGGTVVLVSQDGIQRPPLHFPKGGHLLQFLTCLETGLLPHGQLDPPLWNQRGKGKVFPKLRKRSPHGSCDSVSDKEDDEATDYVFRILFPGIQMEFMALELMDQGVNMWQPTPRKSSCSSCSQNGSSDGSLPNGCNQERAPLKLLCDTMKYQIISRAFYGWLAYCRHLSTVRTHLSALVNTTIVDHNVPCDARGGLSVEVWGQYLKDSSAYKEEELHRLVYFGGVAPSLRKEVWPFLLGHYQFSMTEKCRLEIDEQMRAMYEQTMKEWHGCEAIVRQTEREKHAKAIARCSSGASVERGPVQRDSTISTDSSLSSSSDQQNADSTSSAQVCGSVEAVDQIETEPKAGEEVQHNNPLKDITSDTVEPSQPPSSSPSSAGLSNQRPVSEKRPLVRKSAVGSATSQQSVEASEVLHDKTTTGSQSGREDVIDPVAKNEVSETKMETVSEGEVVKDCGISKSQETSESEEKPEVEEKDIKTNEKSEDLKAVETKTNLRSVPESTNVLKLEREIHNEYFQAPPLGQTLTFQAHKNKDLEVESLCPPVPIAEKDTNLESEKKPEISGKPDPTSEKKATEAERSHALATVCDLTEMKKAAEIPFEKPGSNSPVRQVLNALQSASRGSLSLSSHSRQSPDTADSDDSPSALEMEDIPAGTCVTSDVIKARPLAGLAAPLISLAQRQKMASEDPVLDHHLDTSCNTSPEGTDLGLSEEEPEMENVLTEPESAAEVGGDANHDESPEEQTYSQETLDMYLINLHRIDKDVRRCDRAYWYFTPENLEKLRNIMCSYVWQHLDTGYVQGMCDLLAPLLVILDDEVMAFSCFTELMKRMNQNFPHGGAMDSHFANMRSLIQILDSELFELMQQNGDYTHFYFCYRWFLLDFKREMVYEDVYSVWETIWAAKYTSSKHFVLFIALALVEMYRDIILENNMDFTDIIKFFNEMAERHNVPQVLMMARDLVNKVQTLIENK; encoded by the exons ATGGGAG AGGCCGAGACGCGTCAGAAATTGCTGCGCAATGTGAAGAAAGAG GTGAAACAAATTATGGAAGAAGCAGTGACAAGGAAATTTGTGCACGCAGACAGCAGCCACATCATATCCTTCTGCg cTGTGGTGGAGGCCTGCATGCTCCATGGACTGAAGCGTCGTATTGCAGGCCTGCTGTGCAGTAACAAGGTCGCAGCACTCTTCATGAAGGCGGCAAAAACCTTTACTCCTGCGGATGAACTCTGCCACAAGGTCCAGGAGCTGGAACAGCTCATCGAAATCAG caAGCAGAACAATTCTTCAGTGAGTAATGACCGCAGTCGACAATCCAAGTTGGCCTACCTCCCTCCTCAGGCACTCAAACACCTGTGGATCCGAACTGCCCTGATGGAGAAGCTCCTGGACAAGATTATCCTGTACTTGGTGGAGAACAGCAG TGCCTTCTATGAGAAAGAAGCCATGCTGATGGATCCTGTAGATGGACCAATTCTTGCATCTCTACTGG TTGGCCCTTGTGCTTTGGAGTACACCAAAGTTAAGACTGCAGACCATTTTTGGACGGACCCGTCTGCTGACGAGCTTGTGCAGCGGCATCGCATCCACAGCGGCCACTGTCGGCAAGACTCCCCCTCCAGACGGCCTGCCCTG ATCCAGAAGAGACAGTCCAGTGGTAGCATGGAGGATCGCCCACTCATGTGGGTGAGGGACTATGTTGAATCACTCCACCAAAACTCCAGAGCCACACTTCTGTTTGGAAAGAACAATGTCCTGGTGCAGCCG AGAGATGACATGGAGGCCATCCCAGGCTACCTTTCACTGCATCAAACTGCAGACCTCATGACACTGAAGTGGACTCCCAATCAGCTGATGAATGGCAATGTGGGGGAGCTAGATTCAGAGAAAAG TGTTTATTGGGATTATGCTATGACAATTCGTTTGGAGGAGATTGTGTATCTACACTGTCATCAGCAAG TGAACAGTGGTGGGACGGTAGTTCTGGTGAGCCAGGATGGGATCCAGAGACCCCCTCTACATTTCCCCAAAGGAGGACACCTCCTCCAGTTTCTGACCTGCCTGGAAACCGGCCTGCTACCTCACGGGCAGCTGGACCCACCACTCTGGAATCAGAGAGGAAAG GGAAAGGTTTTCCCTAAACTGCGAAAGAGGAGCCCACACGGCTCATGTGATTCTGTATCCGATAAGGAAGATGATGAAGCAACCGATTATGTGTTTCGAATCCTTTTTCCTGGAATTCAGATGGAGTTCA TGGCCCTAGAGCTGATGGACCAGGGTGTCAACATGTGGCAACCGACACCCAGAAAGTCCTCGTGCTCCTCCTGCTCACAGAATGGCTCCTCTGATGGCTCTCTGCCTAACGGCTGTAATCAGGAAAG GGCTCCCTTAAAGCTCCTTTGTGACACAATGAAATACCAGATCATCTCCAGAGCTTTCTATGGAT GGCTTGCATACTGCCGTCATCTGTCCACAGTTCGTACCCACCTTTCTGCTCTGGTCAACACCACTATAGTTGACCATAATGTGCCCTGTGATGCCCGAGGAGGTCTCTCTGTGGAGGTTTGGGGCCAATACCTCAAGGACAGCTCT GCGTATAAGGAAGAAGAGTTACACAGGCTTGTGTATTTTGGTGGTGTGGCTCCTTCACTACGCAAAGAGGTCTGGCCCTTCCTGTTGGGACACTACCAGTTTTCCATGACTGAGAAATGCCGGCTAGAG ATTGACGAGCAGATGCGGGCCATGTATGAGCAGACTATGAAGGAGTGGCATGGTTGTGAGGCCATTGTCCgccagacggagagagagaaacatgccAAGGCCATCGCCAGATGTTCATCTGGAGCCAGTGTGGAAAGAGGACCAGTGCAGCGGGACTCTACCATCAGTACAGAT TCGTCTCTAAGTAGCAGCTCAGATCAACAGAATGCTGATTCCACCAGCAGCGCACAG GTATGTGGATCAGTTGAGGCAGTGGATCAGATTGAGACTGAGCCCAAGGCTGGGGAAGAAGTACAGCACAATAATCCACTGAAGGACATCACAAGTGACACTGTAGAGCCCTCACAACCTCCCTCTAGCAGCCCCTCCTCCGCAGGTCTGTCAAATCAACGTCCAGTTTCAGAAAAACGCCCTCTTGTAAGAAAATCCGCTGTTGGATCTGCAACCTCTCAGCAGTCAGTGGAAGCATCAGAAGTCTTACATGACAAAACTACAACTGGATCACAGTCAGGACGGGAGGATGTAATCGACCCAGTAGCCAAGAACGAGGTTTCAGAGACAAAGATGGAGACCGTCTCAGAAGGTGAGGTGGTTAAAGACTGTGGGATCAGTAAGTCACAAGAGACATCTGAATCTGAAGAAAAACCTGAAGTAGaagaaaaagatataaaaacaaatgagaaatcTGAAGATTTAAAAGCAGTAGAAACAAAAACGAATTTAAGAAGTGTTCCAGAGAGCACTAATGTTCTAAAGCTAGAAAGAGAGATTCATAACGAATATTTCCAAGCGCCTCCACTCGGGCAGACCTTGACTTTTcaagcacacaaaaacaaagatctgGAAGTGGAGTCATTATGTCCGCCGGTGCCTATAGCAGAAAAAGATACTAATCTGGAGAGTGAAAAGAAGCCAGAGATTTCTGGAAAACCTGATCCAACTTCTGAAAAAAAGGCCACAGAGGCAGAAAGAAGCCATGCCTTAGCTACAGTTTGTGACTTGACGGAAATGAAAAAAGCTGCAGAAATTCCATTTGAGAAACCTGGTTCAAATTCACCTGTCAGACAAGTTCTGAACGCTCTCCAGTCAGCGTCAAGGGGCAGCCTTTCATTATCGTCCCACTCTCGGCAGTCTCCAGACACAGCAGATTCAGATGACTCTCCTTCTGCCCTGGAAATGGAGGACATTCCTGCAGGGACATGTGTAACGTCTGACGTTATTAAGGCCAGGCCTTTGGCAGGTCTCGCTGCACCTCTTATCTCCCTTGCGCAAAGACAGAAAATGGCATCAGAGGACCCCGTCCTAGATCACCATCTGGACACAAGCTGTAACACCAGTCCTGAGGGCACCGACCTGGGCCTTTCTGAAGAGGAGCCTGAGATGGAAAATGTGCTCACTGAACCAGAGTCTGCTGCAGAGGTGGGAGGAGACGCCAATCACGACGAATCCCCAGAAGAACAAACTTATTCT CAAGAAACACTGGACATGTACTTGATCAATTTACATCGCATTGACAAAGATGTAAGACGTTGTGACAGAGCATATTGGTACTTCACTCCTGAGAACCTGGAGAAGCTGCGCAACATTATGTGCAG TTACGTGTGGCAGCATCTAGACACAGGTTACGTCCAGGGCATGTGTGATCTGCTGGCTCCTCTACTTGTTATTCTGGACGATG AGGTCATGGCATTTAGCTGTTTCACTGAgctgatgaagaggatgaaCCAGAATTTTCCTCATGGAGGTGCCATGGACTCTCACTTTGCCAATATGCGTTCTCTTATCCAG ATTCTGGACTCTGAACTGTTTGAACTAATGCAGCAGAATGGAGACTACACACACTTCTACTTCTGTTATCGTTGGTTTCTACTTGACTTCAAAAGAG aaatggTGTATGAGGATGTGTACTCCGTGTGGGAAACAATCTGGGCAGCCAAGTACACTTCCTCTAAGCACTTTGTGCTCTTTATTGCTCTGGCACTTGTGGAGATGTATAGAGACATCATCCTAGAAAATAACATGGACTTCACAGACATCATCAAGTTCTTTAACG AAATGGCAGAGAGACACAACGTCCCGCAGGTCCTGATGATGGCTCGAGACTTGGTCAACAAAGTGCAGACGCTCATAGAAAACAAGTGA
- the sgsm1b gene encoding small G protein signaling modulator 1 isoform X1 — protein sequence MFSLVTEAETRQKLLRNVKKEVKQIMEEAVTRKFVHADSSHIISFCAVVEACMLHGLKRRIAGLLCSNKVAALFMKAAKTFTPADELCHKVQELEQLIEISKQNNSSVSNDRSRQSKLAYLPPQALKHLWIRTALMEKLLDKIILYLVENSSAFYEKEAMLMDPVDGPILASLLVGPCALEYTKVKTADHFWTDPSADELVQRHRIHSGHCRQDSPSRRPALIQKRQSSGSMEDRPLMWVRDYVESLHQNSRATLLFGKNNVLVQPRDDMEAIPGYLSLHQTADLMTLKWTPNQLMNGNVGELDSEKSVYWDYAMTIRLEEIVYLHCHQQVNSGGTVVLVSQDGIQRPPLHFPKGGHLLQFLTCLETGLLPHGQLDPPLWNQRGKGKVFPKLRKRSPHGSCDSVSDKEDDEATDYVFRILFPGIQMEFMALELMDQGVNMWQPTPRKSSCSSCSQNGSSDGSLPNGCNQERAPLKLLCDTMKYQIISRAFYGWLAYCRHLSTVRTHLSALVNTTIVDHNVPCDARGGLSVEVWGQYLKDSSAYKEEELHRLVYFGGVAPSLRKEVWPFLLGHYQFSMTEKCRLEIDEQMRAMYEQTMKEWHGCEAIVRQTEREKHAKAIARCSSGASVERGPVQRDSTISTDSSLSSSSDQQNADSTSSAQVCGSVEAVDQIETEPKAGEEVQHNNPLKDITSDTVEPSQPPSSSPSSAGLSNQRPVSEKRPLVRKSAVGSATSQQSVEASEVLHDKTTTGSQSGREDVIDPVAKNEVSETKMETVSEGEVVKDCGISKSQETSESEEKPEVEEKDIKTNEKSEDLKAVETKTNLRSVPESTNVLKLEREIHNEYFQAPPLGQTLTFQAHKNKDLEVESLCPPVPIAEKDTNLESEKKPEISGKPDPTSEKKATEAERSHALATVCDLTEMKKAAEIPFEKPGSNSPVRQVLNALQSASRGSLSLSSHSRQSPDTADSDDSPSALEMEDIPAGTCVTSDVIKARPLAGLAAPLISLAQRQKMASEDPVLDHHLDTSCNTSPEGTDLGLSEEEPEMENVLTEPESAAEVGGDANHDESPEEQTYSQETLDMYLINLHRIDKDVRRCDRAYWYFTPENLEKLRNIMCSYVWQHLDTGYVQGMCDLLAPLLVILDDEVMAFSCFTELMKRMNQNFPHGGAMDSHFANMRSLIQILDSELFELMQQNGDYTHFYFCYRWFLLDFKREMVYEDVYSVWETIWAAKYTSSKHFVLFIALALVEMYRDIILENNMDFTDIIKFFNEMAERHNVPQVLMMARDLVNKVQTLIENK from the exons ATGTTTTCTCTCGTGACAGAGGCCGAGACGCGTCAGAAATTGCTGCGCAATGTGAAGAAAGAG GTGAAACAAATTATGGAAGAAGCAGTGACAAGGAAATTTGTGCACGCAGACAGCAGCCACATCATATCCTTCTGCg cTGTGGTGGAGGCCTGCATGCTCCATGGACTGAAGCGTCGTATTGCAGGCCTGCTGTGCAGTAACAAGGTCGCAGCACTCTTCATGAAGGCGGCAAAAACCTTTACTCCTGCGGATGAACTCTGCCACAAGGTCCAGGAGCTGGAACAGCTCATCGAAATCAG caAGCAGAACAATTCTTCAGTGAGTAATGACCGCAGTCGACAATCCAAGTTGGCCTACCTCCCTCCTCAGGCACTCAAACACCTGTGGATCCGAACTGCCCTGATGGAGAAGCTCCTGGACAAGATTATCCTGTACTTGGTGGAGAACAGCAG TGCCTTCTATGAGAAAGAAGCCATGCTGATGGATCCTGTAGATGGACCAATTCTTGCATCTCTACTGG TTGGCCCTTGTGCTTTGGAGTACACCAAAGTTAAGACTGCAGACCATTTTTGGACGGACCCGTCTGCTGACGAGCTTGTGCAGCGGCATCGCATCCACAGCGGCCACTGTCGGCAAGACTCCCCCTCCAGACGGCCTGCCCTG ATCCAGAAGAGACAGTCCAGTGGTAGCATGGAGGATCGCCCACTCATGTGGGTGAGGGACTATGTTGAATCACTCCACCAAAACTCCAGAGCCACACTTCTGTTTGGAAAGAACAATGTCCTGGTGCAGCCG AGAGATGACATGGAGGCCATCCCAGGCTACCTTTCACTGCATCAAACTGCAGACCTCATGACACTGAAGTGGACTCCCAATCAGCTGATGAATGGCAATGTGGGGGAGCTAGATTCAGAGAAAAG TGTTTATTGGGATTATGCTATGACAATTCGTTTGGAGGAGATTGTGTATCTACACTGTCATCAGCAAG TGAACAGTGGTGGGACGGTAGTTCTGGTGAGCCAGGATGGGATCCAGAGACCCCCTCTACATTTCCCCAAAGGAGGACACCTCCTCCAGTTTCTGACCTGCCTGGAAACCGGCCTGCTACCTCACGGGCAGCTGGACCCACCACTCTGGAATCAGAGAGGAAAG GGAAAGGTTTTCCCTAAACTGCGAAAGAGGAGCCCACACGGCTCATGTGATTCTGTATCCGATAAGGAAGATGATGAAGCAACCGATTATGTGTTTCGAATCCTTTTTCCTGGAATTCAGATGGAGTTCA TGGCCCTAGAGCTGATGGACCAGGGTGTCAACATGTGGCAACCGACACCCAGAAAGTCCTCGTGCTCCTCCTGCTCACAGAATGGCTCCTCTGATGGCTCTCTGCCTAACGGCTGTAATCAGGAAAG GGCTCCCTTAAAGCTCCTTTGTGACACAATGAAATACCAGATCATCTCCAGAGCTTTCTATGGAT GGCTTGCATACTGCCGTCATCTGTCCACAGTTCGTACCCACCTTTCTGCTCTGGTCAACACCACTATAGTTGACCATAATGTGCCCTGTGATGCCCGAGGAGGTCTCTCTGTGGAGGTTTGGGGCCAATACCTCAAGGACAGCTCT GCGTATAAGGAAGAAGAGTTACACAGGCTTGTGTATTTTGGTGGTGTGGCTCCTTCACTACGCAAAGAGGTCTGGCCCTTCCTGTTGGGACACTACCAGTTTTCCATGACTGAGAAATGCCGGCTAGAG ATTGACGAGCAGATGCGGGCCATGTATGAGCAGACTATGAAGGAGTGGCATGGTTGTGAGGCCATTGTCCgccagacggagagagagaaacatgccAAGGCCATCGCCAGATGTTCATCTGGAGCCAGTGTGGAAAGAGGACCAGTGCAGCGGGACTCTACCATCAGTACAGAT TCGTCTCTAAGTAGCAGCTCAGATCAACAGAATGCTGATTCCACCAGCAGCGCACAG GTATGTGGATCAGTTGAGGCAGTGGATCAGATTGAGACTGAGCCCAAGGCTGGGGAAGAAGTACAGCACAATAATCCACTGAAGGACATCACAAGTGACACTGTAGAGCCCTCACAACCTCCCTCTAGCAGCCCCTCCTCCGCAGGTCTGTCAAATCAACGTCCAGTTTCAGAAAAACGCCCTCTTGTAAGAAAATCCGCTGTTGGATCTGCAACCTCTCAGCAGTCAGTGGAAGCATCAGAAGTCTTACATGACAAAACTACAACTGGATCACAGTCAGGACGGGAGGATGTAATCGACCCAGTAGCCAAGAACGAGGTTTCAGAGACAAAGATGGAGACCGTCTCAGAAGGTGAGGTGGTTAAAGACTGTGGGATCAGTAAGTCACAAGAGACATCTGAATCTGAAGAAAAACCTGAAGTAGaagaaaaagatataaaaacaaatgagaaatcTGAAGATTTAAAAGCAGTAGAAACAAAAACGAATTTAAGAAGTGTTCCAGAGAGCACTAATGTTCTAAAGCTAGAAAGAGAGATTCATAACGAATATTTCCAAGCGCCTCCACTCGGGCAGACCTTGACTTTTcaagcacacaaaaacaaagatctgGAAGTGGAGTCATTATGTCCGCCGGTGCCTATAGCAGAAAAAGATACTAATCTGGAGAGTGAAAAGAAGCCAGAGATTTCTGGAAAACCTGATCCAACTTCTGAAAAAAAGGCCACAGAGGCAGAAAGAAGCCATGCCTTAGCTACAGTTTGTGACTTGACGGAAATGAAAAAAGCTGCAGAAATTCCATTTGAGAAACCTGGTTCAAATTCACCTGTCAGACAAGTTCTGAACGCTCTCCAGTCAGCGTCAAGGGGCAGCCTTTCATTATCGTCCCACTCTCGGCAGTCTCCAGACACAGCAGATTCAGATGACTCTCCTTCTGCCCTGGAAATGGAGGACATTCCTGCAGGGACATGTGTAACGTCTGACGTTATTAAGGCCAGGCCTTTGGCAGGTCTCGCTGCACCTCTTATCTCCCTTGCGCAAAGACAGAAAATGGCATCAGAGGACCCCGTCCTAGATCACCATCTGGACACAAGCTGTAACACCAGTCCTGAGGGCACCGACCTGGGCCTTTCTGAAGAGGAGCCTGAGATGGAAAATGTGCTCACTGAACCAGAGTCTGCTGCAGAGGTGGGAGGAGACGCCAATCACGACGAATCCCCAGAAGAACAAACTTATTCT CAAGAAACACTGGACATGTACTTGATCAATTTACATCGCATTGACAAAGATGTAAGACGTTGTGACAGAGCATATTGGTACTTCACTCCTGAGAACCTGGAGAAGCTGCGCAACATTATGTGCAG TTACGTGTGGCAGCATCTAGACACAGGTTACGTCCAGGGCATGTGTGATCTGCTGGCTCCTCTACTTGTTATTCTGGACGATG AGGTCATGGCATTTAGCTGTTTCACTGAgctgatgaagaggatgaaCCAGAATTTTCCTCATGGAGGTGCCATGGACTCTCACTTTGCCAATATGCGTTCTCTTATCCAG ATTCTGGACTCTGAACTGTTTGAACTAATGCAGCAGAATGGAGACTACACACACTTCTACTTCTGTTATCGTTGGTTTCTACTTGACTTCAAAAGAG aaatggTGTATGAGGATGTGTACTCCGTGTGGGAAACAATCTGGGCAGCCAAGTACACTTCCTCTAAGCACTTTGTGCTCTTTATTGCTCTGGCACTTGTGGAGATGTATAGAGACATCATCCTAGAAAATAACATGGACTTCACAGACATCATCAAGTTCTTTAACG AAATGGCAGAGAGACACAACGTCCCGCAGGTCCTGATGATGGCTCGAGACTTGGTCAACAAAGTGCAGACGCTCATAGAAAACAAGTGA
- the srsf9 gene encoding serine/arginine-rich splicing factor 9 encodes MSDGRIYVGNLPVDVQERDIEDLFYKYGKIRDIELKNNRGTIPFAFVRFEDPRDADDAVYGRNGYGYGDSKLRVEYPRSAGAKFGPMGGGGGGGEGGGGRGGGGGGGPRGRFGPPTRRSEFRVIVTGLPPTGSWQDLKDHMREAGDVCFADVQRDGEGVVEFLRREDMEYALRRLDRTEFRSHQGETAYIRVYEERGTPNWNRSRSRSRSRGRYSPPYHNRGSPPPRYQSPPRHAMSRHSPPPRRHPPPHHSPPPRHYR; translated from the exons ATGTCGGATGGCCGGATCTATGTGGGGAATCTTCCTGTGGATGTCCAGGAGAGAGACATTGAGGATCTCTTCTACAAATATGGAAAAATCCGTGACATTGAATTGAAGAACAATAGAGGCACTATCCCATTTGCCTTCGTCCGATTTGAAGACCCACG GGATGCAGATGATGCTGTCTATGGAAGAAATGGATATGGATATGGAGACTCCAAGCTGCGTGTGGAGTATCCTAGATCCGCTGGTGCTAAATTTGGTCCTAtgggaggtggtggtggtggaggagaaggaggaggaggacgtggtggaggaggaggaggaggacctaGGGGAAGATTTGGACCACCAACCAGAAGATCTGAATTCCGGGTCATAGTGACTG GGTTACCACCAACTGGGAGCTGGCAGGATCTGAAGGATCATATGCGTGAGGCAGGAGATGTTTGTTTTGCAGATGTGCAGCGTGATGGAGAGGGCGTGGTGGAATTCCTCCGTAGAGAGGACATGGAGTACGCATTACGCAGACTGGATCGAACAGAGTTCCGCTCTCATCAA GGTGAGACCGCTTACATCCGCGTTTATGAGGAGAGGGGCACTCCCAACTGGAATCGATCACGTTCCCGATCCAGATCCAGAGGTCGCTATTCACCTCCCTACCATAACAGAGGATCCCCCCCGCCACGCTACCAGTCGCCTCCACGTCATGCTATGTCACGCCATAGTCCACCCCCCAGGAGGCACCCTCCCCCGCACCATAGCCCCCCGCCACGCCATTACCGGTAG